In Gemmatimonadota bacterium, the sequence TGCACACGCACCAGCGCGCGAAGGTGGAAGCCTACGACGGTCACCTGTTCATCGTGCTGCGCATGCTGCGCCTGGACCCCGTGACGCTGGCCGTGGACGACGAGCAGGTGAGCTTCATCCTGGGCAAGGACTACGTGCTCTCCTTCCAGGAGGCGCCCGGGGACGTATTCGATCCCGTACGCGAGCGCCTGAGGCACGGACGCGGGCTCATCCGCGGACGTGGGCCCGACTACCTCGCGTATGCGCTGATGGACGCCGTGGTGGACCACTACTTCCAGGTGGTCGAGGCCATCTCGGACGCGGCCGACCAGCTGGAGGAGGCGCTGCTGGGGCAGCCCGGCTCCGACCTGGGAGCGCGCATCCATCACCTGAAGCGCGAAGCCCTGCTGATGCGACGCGCGGTGTGGCCGCTGCGTGAAGCCCTCAGCGTGCTCTACCGCGACGAGTTCACGCTCATCGCCGCGGAGACCCGCACCTTCCTGCGCGACGTCTACGACCACACGGTGCAGGTGATCGACTCCGTGGAGACGCTGCGGGACGTGCTCACGGGCTCCATGGACCTGTTCCTGTCGCTGCAGAGCAACCGCATGAACGAGGTCATGAAGGTGCTCACGCTGGTCACCAGCATCTTCATCCCGCTGTCCTTCCTGGCCGGTCTGTACGGCATGAACTTCGACCACATGCCGGAGTTGCATCTGTCCTGGGGGTATCCGGCCCTGCTGGGGCTGATGGTCGCCGTGGTGCTGGGCATGCTGGCCTTCTTCCGGCACAAGCGCTGGTTGTGATGCAGGCGCCGCAGGAGGACTCGGCGGCCCTGGACGGGTTGGCGCAGGAGGCCGCCGTGACCGTGCGCGGCCTGCTGGACACCCATCTGTTCACGATGGGCAACCAGGACGTGACCGTCTCCAACATCCTGGCCGCCCTGCTGGTGATGCTGGCGGGGTTCTTCCTCTCCCAGGCCAGCCGCCGCGTGGTGCGCGGCATCTTCCGTGCCCGTCGGGTCTACGACGAAGGACTGATCGGCACCGCGCAGCGCCTCGTGCGCTACACCATCCTGGTGCTGGTCATCTTCCTCGCGCTGGACCAGAT encodes:
- the corA gene encoding magnesium/cobalt transporter CorA, whose translation is MAGSKRKKGAIQRARRLVRRAAGSGSKKPGAAPGTLVHIGKVREGPVALRAMDFETGRLDEHTLTDAKACADLIARPGVTWIDIDGVHDTELIASLGERFGIHRLVLEDIVHTHQRAKVEAYDGHLFIVLRMLRLDPVTLAVDDEQVSFILGKDYVLSFQEAPGDVFDPVRERLRHGRGLIRGRGPDYLAYALMDAVVDHYFQVVEAISDAADQLEEALLGQPGSDLGARIHHLKREALLMRRAVWPLREALSVLYRDEFTLIAAETRTFLRDVYDHTVQVIDSVETLRDVLTGSMDLFLSLQSNRMNEVMKVLTLVTSIFIPLSFLAGLYGMNFDHMPELHLSWGYPALLGLMVAVVLGMLAFFRHKRWL